The Roseovarius indicus genome has a segment encoding these proteins:
- a CDS encoding GAF domain-containing sensor histidine kinase → MRSFPIPFNEPERLAAVQALSVSPDEEPILNEIVDMVRKELDVPTALVSIVDQDKQWFAARDGFPLCETSRDYSICSHAILRSDPLVLCDTLADPRFRDHPVVVNPPHVRFYAGAPIVLSSGLRVGSLCALDYVPREQPSASSLATLIGLSHVVARALERPGRNATNTEARQENAGRVAKSEFISLIGHELRTPLTIALGSLKLLEGTDKASSANSLFTSALKATEHLQDLVERIIEFADASTGELRLNEQVCDLTDIVASIAELKLPGADGEAKSIRRSDQETSLKARVDSDQIRLALDALVINAVQHGGSEILVGIGRDGDGNIELNVSDDGEMNDNVDLSFLDEPFVVGGSLDNRSTEGGLGLGLPLTRKLVELHGGELQISSSPGRTSAVIRLPAWREELVGSGP, encoded by the coding sequence ATGCGTAGTTTTCCAATTCCCTTTAATGAGCCTGAACGTCTGGCCGCAGTACAAGCTCTTTCCGTAAGTCCCGACGAGGAGCCAATTCTCAACGAGATTGTCGACATGGTTCGAAAGGAGCTCGACGTCCCGACAGCCCTGGTAAGCATCGTCGATCAAGACAAGCAATGGTTCGCCGCGCGGGATGGGTTCCCCCTTTGCGAAACGTCGAGAGATTACTCGATCTGCTCCCACGCAATCCTCCGCAGTGACCCGCTCGTGCTGTGCGATACGCTCGCCGACCCGCGATTCCGTGACCATCCCGTCGTGGTCAATCCTCCGCATGTCCGGTTCTACGCAGGCGCGCCCATTGTGCTGTCGTCCGGCCTCAGGGTCGGCAGCCTCTGCGCTCTCGACTACGTGCCCCGTGAACAGCCTTCAGCCTCATCGCTGGCAACGCTGATCGGGCTGTCTCACGTGGTCGCAAGGGCGCTGGAGCGCCCCGGCCGAAACGCCACGAACACCGAGGCAAGACAGGAAAACGCGGGCCGCGTGGCAAAATCCGAATTCATCTCGCTGATCGGTCATGAATTGCGCACGCCCCTGACGATAGCATTGGGCAGCCTGAAGCTGCTGGAGGGCACCGACAAGGCCTCTTCCGCCAATTCGCTGTTCACGTCGGCCTTGAAAGCGACCGAACACCTGCAAGACCTCGTCGAAAGGATCATTGAATTCGCCGATGCTTCAACCGGTGAGCTTCGGCTCAACGAGCAGGTATGCGATCTGACTGACATCGTCGCGTCGATTGCCGAACTGAAACTGCCGGGCGCAGACGGCGAAGCAAAATCGATAAGGCGAAGCGATCAGGAAACTTCGCTGAAAGCGCGCGTGGATTCCGACCAGATCAGACTGGCGCTTGACGCGTTGGTCATCAATGCCGTTCAGCACGGCGGGTCGGAAATCCTTGTGGGTATCGGCAGAGACGGTGACGGAAACATCGAACTGAATGTCTCGGACGATGGCGAGATGAACGACAACGTTGACCTGTCTTTCCTCGATGAACCGTTTGTTGTCGGTGGCAGTCTCGACAACCGGTCTACCGAAGGCGGTCTGGGCCTCGGTCTTCCCCTGACGCGGAAACTGGTCGAACTCCATGGCGGGGAATTGCAGATTTCCTCGTCCCCGGGCCGCACATCCGCCGTGATCCGCCTGCCTGCGTGGAGAGAGGAACTGGTCGGCTCCGGCCCATAA